A single Gadus macrocephalus chromosome 22, ASM3116895v1 DNA region contains:
- the LOC132451331 gene encoding phosphatase and actin regulator 4B-like, which translates to QHPPSTPPPPPPPPPPTPPPSTPPPSTPPPSTPPPSTPPSTPHRPPPPPPPPPPPSTPPPSTPSTPHQPPPPSTPPPSTPPPSTPPPSTPPPSTPPPPTPPPPPTPPPSTPPPSPHQPHYEYGLQRSYNVLPFCPHRRLSQRPSAEELEQRNILPAKNESDRRMERSEIKRRLTRKLSQRPTVAELQARKILRFHEYVECTHAHDYDRRADKPWTKLTPADKAAIRKELNEFKSSEMEVHEQSRIYTRFHRP; encoded by the exons caacacccaccatcaacaccaccaccaccaccaccaccaccaccaccaacaccaccaccatcaacaccaccaccatcaacaccaccaccatcaacaccaccaccatcaacaccaccatcaacaccacaccgaccaccaccaccaccaccaccaccaccaccaccatcaacaccaccaccatcaacaccatcaacaccacaccaaccaccaccaccatcaacaccaccaccatcaacaccaccaccatcaacaccaccaccatcaacaccaccaccatcaacaccaccaccaccaacaccaccaccaccaccaacaccaccaccatcaacaccaccaccatccccacacCAACCTCATTATGAGTATGGTCTGCAGAGGAGCTATAATGTGCTGCCCTTTTGTCCACACAGGCGCCTGAGTCAGAGACCTTCGGCCGAGGAGCTGGAACAGAGGAACATCCTCCCAG CCAAGAACGAATCGGATCGTCGGATGGAAAGGTCCGAGATCAAACGGCGGCTCACCAGAAAG ctgtccCAACGGCCCACGGTGGCGGAGCTGCAGGCCAGGAAGATCCTGCGCTTCCATGAGTACGTGGAGTGCACTCACGCCCACGACTACGACCGCCGCGCTGACAAGCCCTGGACCAAGCTCACCCCCGCCGACAAG GCCGCCATCCGCAAGGAGCTGAACGAGTTCAAGAGCTCAGAGATGGAGGTGCACGAGCAGAGCCGCATCTACACCCG GTTTCACAGACCATAA
- the LOC132451317 gene encoding phosphatase and actin regulator 4B-like isoform X3: MENQDEEVDLQRSSTGSEGGNSGDGTPPSKRKGKFSSLGKIFKPWKWRKKKPSDKFAETSIALERQISVRKSRQELIERGVLKEIPENQSNRHKSGPVKNGHPVAMDVERESEAGVRVLRGESDSRATPMWLPQGEERRSRVPSDASRVHRAPLDVDSLARQAVEADRRSRLASDLDRRGGSLPRGAVPEEVRPRRDERKDGREDKRELREDKREPREDRDRNEDKREPREDKREERDRREDRDEPERRERRDDRDRERDPRERRERRDDRDRRDERSDREDRDKREERPEREERDRREEKPEREERDRREERPEREERDRRDERPEREERDRRERGDRDRREPRGEKDRRDDRAEQEREQRVKERIERERREEREREEREHEREEREKEEREKEDRERRGWRGDRGDDRDRKDPRQEERPDKRRGEEAERERRDKPEPQRNPVDSLRAAGRPVSEVDVRAVLQKANSEENRRVRPASEADQRSTLPRYSPAEEFRGRTESAGVRFAPVPASNPVSDPEAARDPLREAAAKQALLPPKKQSPPLPTAQTAAPPAVSFSASSSSSSSSSSSSSSAMAVAKPPRTVSLISDDPPRLVPATPDSPPPVPPHAKQPPVPPPKPGNRNSNPALHGEFPLSPGGHSCSLSLIPLLSLDRS; this comes from the exons ATGAGGAAGTAGACCTGCAGCGGAGCTCGACCGGGAGCGAGGGGGGCAACTCTGGAGATGGAACGCCTCCATCCAAGCGCAAGGGCAAGTTCTCCAGCCTGGGCAAGATCTTCAAGCCCTGGaagtggaggaagaagaagccCAGCGATAAGTTTGCCGAGACCTCCATCG CTTTGGAAAGACAGATATCGGTGAGGAAATCCCGGCAGGAGCTGATTGAGAGAGGGGTGCTGAAGGAAATTCCTGAGAATC AGAGCAACCGGCACAAGTCTGGCCCCGTGAAGAACGGCCACCCGGTGGCCATGGACGTGGAGCGGGAGTCGGAGGCCGGCGTGCGAGTGCTCCGCGGGGAGTCTGATTCGCGCGCCACGCCCATGTGGCTGCCTCAGGGGGAGGAGCGGCGGAGCCGTGTGCCGTCGGACGCCTCGCGCGTCCACCGGGCGCCCCTGGACGTGGACTCTCTGGCCCGCCAGGCCGTGGAGGCCGACCGCCGCAGCCGCCTGGCGTCGGACCTGGACAGGCGGGGCGGCTCGTTACCCAGGGGGGCCGTCCCGGAGGAGGTCCGGCCCCGACGGGACGAGAGGAAGGACGGACGGGAGGACAAGAGGGAGCTCagagaggacaagagagagCCCCGGGAAGACCGGGACAGGAATGAGGACAAGAGAGAGCCCCGGGAGGACAAGAGGGAGGAGCGGGACAGGAGGGAGGACCGGGACGAGCCGGAGCGCAGGGAACGCCGCGACGACCGGGATCGTGAGCGGGACCCCAGGGAGAGGCGTGAGCGGAGAGACGACCGGGACAGGAGGGACGAGAGGTCTGACCGCGAGGACAGGGACAAGAGGGAAGAGAGGCCGGAGCGGGAGGAGcgggacaggagggaggaaaaGCCGGAGCGCGAGGAGAGGGacaggagggaagagaggccGGAGCGCGAGGAGAGGGACAGGAGGGACGAGAGGCCGGAGCGCGAGgagagggacaggagggagCGTGGCGACCGGGACAGGAGGGAGCCGCGGGGGGAGAAGGACCGGCGGGACGACCGGGCGGAGCAGGAAAGGGAGCAGCGCGTTAAGGAGCGGATCGAGCGGGAGCGCCGGGAGGAGCGCGAGAGGGAAGAGCGGGAGCACGAgagggaggagcgggagaaggaggagcgggagaaggaggacCGAGAGCggcggggctggaggggggaccGGGGGGACGACCGTGACCGGAAGGACCCCAGGCAGGAGGAGCGACCCGACAAGAGACGAGGCGAGGAGGCCGAGCGCGAGCGCAGGGACAAACCGGAGCCCCAGCGGAACCCCGTGGACAGCCTGCGGGCGGCGGGCCGGCCCGTCTCCGAGGTGGACGTCAGGGCGGTCCTGCAGAAGGCGAACTCGGAGGAGAACCGCAGGGTGCGGCCGGCCTCGGAGGCGGACCAGAGGAGCACCCTGCCCAGATACAGCCCCGCGGAGGAGTTCAGAGGTCGCACAG AGTCAGCTGGCGTCCGCTTCGCCCCCGTTCCGGCGTCCAACCCCGTGAGCGACCCTGAGGCGGCGCGGGACCCCCTGAGGGAGGCCGCCGCCAAACAGGCCCTGCTGCCCCCCAAGAAgcagagcccccccctccccacggcCCAGACGGCCGCTCCCCCCGCCGTCTCTTTCTCcgcctcttcgtcctcctcctcttcctcctcgtcctcgtcctcctcggccATGGCGGTGGCCAAGCCCCCGAGGACGGTGTCCCTCATCAGCGACGACCCCCCCCGCCTGGTCCCCGCCACCCCCGACTCGCCGCCGCCCGTCCCCCCGCACGCCAAGCAGCCCCCCGTGCCCCCGCCCAAGCCCGGCAACCGCAACAGCAACCCGGCGCTGCACGGTGAGTTCCCGCTGTCGCCCGGCGGCCATTCCTGttccctctccctcatccctctcctGTCGCTAGACCGGTCCTGA
- the LOC132451317 gene encoding phosphatase and actin regulator 4B-like isoform X2: MAVQAENMHEEVDLQRSSTGSEGGNSGDGTPPSKRKGKFSSLGKIFKPWKWRKKKPSDKFAETSIALERQISVRKSRQELIERGVLKEIPENQSNRHKSGPVKNGHPVAMDVERESEAGVRVLRGESDSRATPMWLPQGEERRSRVPSDASRVHRAPLDVDSLARQAVEADRRSRLASDLDRRGGSLPRGAVPEEVRPRRDERKDGREDKRELREDKREPREDRDRNEDKREPREDKREERDRREDRDEPERRERRDDRDRERDPRERRERRDDRDRRDERSDREDRDKREERPEREERDRREEKPEREERDRREERPEREERDRRDERPEREERDRRERGDRDRREPRGEKDRRDDRAEQEREQRVKERIERERREEREREEREHEREEREKEEREKEDRERRGWRGDRGDDRDRKDPRQEERPDKRRGEEAERERRDKPEPQRNPVDSLRAAGRPVSEVDVRAVLQKANSEENRRVRPASEADQRSTLPRYSPAEEFRGRTESAGVRFAPVPASNPVSDPEAARDPLREAAAKQALLPPKKQSPPLPTAQTAAPPAVSFSASSSSSSSSSSSSSSAMAVAKPPRTVSLISDDPPRLVPATPDSPPPVPPHAKQPPVPPPKPGNRNSNPALHGEFPLSPGGHSCSLSLIPLLSLDRS, translated from the exons ATGAGGAAGTAGACCTGCAGCGGAGCTCGACCGGGAGCGAGGGGGGCAACTCTGGAGATGGAACGCCTCCATCCAAGCGCAAGGGCAAGTTCTCCAGCCTGGGCAAGATCTTCAAGCCCTGGaagtggaggaagaagaagccCAGCGATAAGTTTGCCGAGACCTCCATCG CTTTGGAAAGACAGATATCGGTGAGGAAATCCCGGCAGGAGCTGATTGAGAGAGGGGTGCTGAAGGAAATTCCTGAGAATC AGAGCAACCGGCACAAGTCTGGCCCCGTGAAGAACGGCCACCCGGTGGCCATGGACGTGGAGCGGGAGTCGGAGGCCGGCGTGCGAGTGCTCCGCGGGGAGTCTGATTCGCGCGCCACGCCCATGTGGCTGCCTCAGGGGGAGGAGCGGCGGAGCCGTGTGCCGTCGGACGCCTCGCGCGTCCACCGGGCGCCCCTGGACGTGGACTCTCTGGCCCGCCAGGCCGTGGAGGCCGACCGCCGCAGCCGCCTGGCGTCGGACCTGGACAGGCGGGGCGGCTCGTTACCCAGGGGGGCCGTCCCGGAGGAGGTCCGGCCCCGACGGGACGAGAGGAAGGACGGACGGGAGGACAAGAGGGAGCTCagagaggacaagagagagCCCCGGGAAGACCGGGACAGGAATGAGGACAAGAGAGAGCCCCGGGAGGACAAGAGGGAGGAGCGGGACAGGAGGGAGGACCGGGACGAGCCGGAGCGCAGGGAACGCCGCGACGACCGGGATCGTGAGCGGGACCCCAGGGAGAGGCGTGAGCGGAGAGACGACCGGGACAGGAGGGACGAGAGGTCTGACCGCGAGGACAGGGACAAGAGGGAAGAGAGGCCGGAGCGGGAGGAGcgggacaggagggaggaaaaGCCGGAGCGCGAGGAGAGGGacaggagggaagagaggccGGAGCGCGAGGAGAGGGACAGGAGGGACGAGAGGCCGGAGCGCGAGgagagggacaggagggagCGTGGCGACCGGGACAGGAGGGAGCCGCGGGGGGAGAAGGACCGGCGGGACGACCGGGCGGAGCAGGAAAGGGAGCAGCGCGTTAAGGAGCGGATCGAGCGGGAGCGCCGGGAGGAGCGCGAGAGGGAAGAGCGGGAGCACGAgagggaggagcgggagaaggaggagcgggagaaggaggacCGAGAGCggcggggctggaggggggaccGGGGGGACGACCGTGACCGGAAGGACCCCAGGCAGGAGGAGCGACCCGACAAGAGACGAGGCGAGGAGGCCGAGCGCGAGCGCAGGGACAAACCGGAGCCCCAGCGGAACCCCGTGGACAGCCTGCGGGCGGCGGGCCGGCCCGTCTCCGAGGTGGACGTCAGGGCGGTCCTGCAGAAGGCGAACTCGGAGGAGAACCGCAGGGTGCGGCCGGCCTCGGAGGCGGACCAGAGGAGCACCCTGCCCAGATACAGCCCCGCGGAGGAGTTCAGAGGTCGCACAG AGTCAGCTGGCGTCCGCTTCGCCCCCGTTCCGGCGTCCAACCCCGTGAGCGACCCTGAGGCGGCGCGGGACCCCCTGAGGGAGGCCGCCGCCAAACAGGCCCTGCTGCCCCCCAAGAAgcagagcccccccctccccacggcCCAGACGGCCGCTCCCCCCGCCGTCTCTTTCTCcgcctcttcgtcctcctcctcttcctcctcgtcctcgtcctcctcggccATGGCGGTGGCCAAGCCCCCGAGGACGGTGTCCCTCATCAGCGACGACCCCCCCCGCCTGGTCCCCGCCACCCCCGACTCGCCGCCGCCCGTCCCCCCGCACGCCAAGCAGCCCCCCGTGCCCCCGCCCAAGCCCGGCAACCGCAACAGCAACCCGGCGCTGCACGGTGAGTTCCCGCTGTCGCCCGGCGGCCATTCCTGttccctctccctcatccctctcctGTCGCTAGACCGGTCCTGA
- the LOC132451317 gene encoding phosphatase and actin regulator 4B-like isoform X1 — translation MGQSGSSTTAGQSPARYTNDEEVDLQRSSTGSEGGNSGDGTPPSKRKGKFSSLGKIFKPWKWRKKKPSDKFAETSIALERQISVRKSRQELIERGVLKEIPENQSNRHKSGPVKNGHPVAMDVERESEAGVRVLRGESDSRATPMWLPQGEERRSRVPSDASRVHRAPLDVDSLARQAVEADRRSRLASDLDRRGGSLPRGAVPEEVRPRRDERKDGREDKRELREDKREPREDRDRNEDKREPREDKREERDRREDRDEPERRERRDDRDRERDPRERRERRDDRDRRDERSDREDRDKREERPEREERDRREEKPEREERDRREERPEREERDRRDERPEREERDRRERGDRDRREPRGEKDRRDDRAEQEREQRVKERIERERREEREREEREHEREEREKEEREKEDRERRGWRGDRGDDRDRKDPRQEERPDKRRGEEAERERRDKPEPQRNPVDSLRAAGRPVSEVDVRAVLQKANSEENRRVRPASEADQRSTLPRYSPAEEFRGRTESAGVRFAPVPASNPVSDPEAARDPLREAAAKQALLPPKKQSPPLPTAQTAAPPAVSFSASSSSSSSSSSSSSSAMAVAKPPRTVSLISDDPPRLVPATPDSPPPVPPHAKQPPVPPPKPGNRNSNPALHGEFPLSPGGHSCSLSLIPLLSLDRS, via the exons ATGGGACAAAGTGGCAGCTCTACGACAGCAGGCCAGTCACCAGCACGGTACACTAATG ATGAGGAAGTAGACCTGCAGCGGAGCTCGACCGGGAGCGAGGGGGGCAACTCTGGAGATGGAACGCCTCCATCCAAGCGCAAGGGCAAGTTCTCCAGCCTGGGCAAGATCTTCAAGCCCTGGaagtggaggaagaagaagccCAGCGATAAGTTTGCCGAGACCTCCATCG CTTTGGAAAGACAGATATCGGTGAGGAAATCCCGGCAGGAGCTGATTGAGAGAGGGGTGCTGAAGGAAATTCCTGAGAATC AGAGCAACCGGCACAAGTCTGGCCCCGTGAAGAACGGCCACCCGGTGGCCATGGACGTGGAGCGGGAGTCGGAGGCCGGCGTGCGAGTGCTCCGCGGGGAGTCTGATTCGCGCGCCACGCCCATGTGGCTGCCTCAGGGGGAGGAGCGGCGGAGCCGTGTGCCGTCGGACGCCTCGCGCGTCCACCGGGCGCCCCTGGACGTGGACTCTCTGGCCCGCCAGGCCGTGGAGGCCGACCGCCGCAGCCGCCTGGCGTCGGACCTGGACAGGCGGGGCGGCTCGTTACCCAGGGGGGCCGTCCCGGAGGAGGTCCGGCCCCGACGGGACGAGAGGAAGGACGGACGGGAGGACAAGAGGGAGCTCagagaggacaagagagagCCCCGGGAAGACCGGGACAGGAATGAGGACAAGAGAGAGCCCCGGGAGGACAAGAGGGAGGAGCGGGACAGGAGGGAGGACCGGGACGAGCCGGAGCGCAGGGAACGCCGCGACGACCGGGATCGTGAGCGGGACCCCAGGGAGAGGCGTGAGCGGAGAGACGACCGGGACAGGAGGGACGAGAGGTCTGACCGCGAGGACAGGGACAAGAGGGAAGAGAGGCCGGAGCGGGAGGAGcgggacaggagggaggaaaaGCCGGAGCGCGAGGAGAGGGacaggagggaagagaggccGGAGCGCGAGGAGAGGGACAGGAGGGACGAGAGGCCGGAGCGCGAGgagagggacaggagggagCGTGGCGACCGGGACAGGAGGGAGCCGCGGGGGGAGAAGGACCGGCGGGACGACCGGGCGGAGCAGGAAAGGGAGCAGCGCGTTAAGGAGCGGATCGAGCGGGAGCGCCGGGAGGAGCGCGAGAGGGAAGAGCGGGAGCACGAgagggaggagcgggagaaggaggagcgggagaaggaggacCGAGAGCggcggggctggaggggggaccGGGGGGACGACCGTGACCGGAAGGACCCCAGGCAGGAGGAGCGACCCGACAAGAGACGAGGCGAGGAGGCCGAGCGCGAGCGCAGGGACAAACCGGAGCCCCAGCGGAACCCCGTGGACAGCCTGCGGGCGGCGGGCCGGCCCGTCTCCGAGGTGGACGTCAGGGCGGTCCTGCAGAAGGCGAACTCGGAGGAGAACCGCAGGGTGCGGCCGGCCTCGGAGGCGGACCAGAGGAGCACCCTGCCCAGATACAGCCCCGCGGAGGAGTTCAGAGGTCGCACAG AGTCAGCTGGCGTCCGCTTCGCCCCCGTTCCGGCGTCCAACCCCGTGAGCGACCCTGAGGCGGCGCGGGACCCCCTGAGGGAGGCCGCCGCCAAACAGGCCCTGCTGCCCCCCAAGAAgcagagcccccccctccccacggcCCAGACGGCCGCTCCCCCCGCCGTCTCTTTCTCcgcctcttcgtcctcctcctcttcctcctcgtcctcgtcctcctcggccATGGCGGTGGCCAAGCCCCCGAGGACGGTGTCCCTCATCAGCGACGACCCCCCCCGCCTGGTCCCCGCCACCCCCGACTCGCCGCCGCCCGTCCCCCCGCACGCCAAGCAGCCCCCCGTGCCCCCGCCCAAGCCCGGCAACCGCAACAGCAACCCGGCGCTGCACGGTGAGTTCCCGCTGTCGCCCGGCGGCCATTCCTGttccctctccctcatccctctcctGTCGCTAGACCGGTCCTGA